CGAGACGGGCCTTGAGCTGGTCCCGCAGGATTTCATAGATCCGGCCCTGGGTGACACCCAGTTGCTGGCAGACCCGTTTGAAAGCGTCCTGGCTCAGTTTGTTATTGGTATAGCGTGAGATGTAATTGGAAACGGCATCGTCAGAGACCACCAGTTGCATCTGGTCTGCTTCTTTACGGAGCAGGAATTCCAGAATCATGTCGTCTTCGGTGCTCTGCACAAAGGGGAAACCGAACAAGGCACCCTGCGGCACCCGTGCGCTCTGCATTTCTTCTTCAGTGAGTGAAGCGAAATACGACTGGGCAACGAACTGATTGGCGATCTGTCGGTTTTGCAGCATGATCTGGTACTGCTGCTGGTCGATTTCGCCTGCGGTGGAGGTTACGACATTCGCGGTTCCCATCCGGGGCATGTACATGTAGCCCAGCAGAAAGCCGACCACGACTCCGACGGCGGCAAACTCTTTTCCTTTACCACGGTCTTTTCCCAGGAACCAGAATAAAGGTCCCACGAAGAGCATGCCCAGGATCGGCGGGACCTGGTCTGCATTCATCTGGCCCAGCACGATAAATGCGAACATGGCCAGAATGGTCAGGGGGACCATTAATACTTTTTGATTTTTACGAAACAATTCCAGTGGCGAGGCCATGCTGTTTCCTTCTTGAGTCTGCAAGTCGAACGAAATCGATTTCCTGTCGTCAGTTTCCGGAAGAACAGGGTTACCCCGGTGCCCTCCGGCGGGATTCGTATCTCCCGTTCGGAAAAGAGTTTTCCGTTTAATCCATGTGTTGTAATTTATTCCGGCAATTCGTGAAAGTCTTCTCTGAAAGAATCCTGCGGTTTCCCACCTGATCTTACGCCGAAAACAGCCCGTTTGGGGATCACGATCCGCTGTGAAAAAATAATTACAGGCTTGACAGGGACTTTTATCGCGGTTATGGATTGCCGGATGAAATTGATCAAAGGAATCCGCAGCAACGATTCAAAACAGTCTCTGTCAGAAGTACATTGAGCCGCGTATTGTAGCCGGGAGAGCTCTGGTGACAAGGTTGACGTCGGTTTTCCAGGAAGGATAGATCTGGTGGCAAAGAAAAAGCTGAAAGCTTTGGTGATCGTGGAATCACCTGCCAAGGCGAAGAAAATCGGCAGCTATTTAGGCAGTGATTATAAGGTACTGGCCAGCATGGGCCATGTGCGCGACCTGCCCGCCAAAGCTTCCGATGTTCCTTCCGAATTCAAGAAGAAACACAAATGGGCCACCCTCGGGGTCAATGTTGAATCGGAATTCGAACCCTATTACCTGGTTCCCAAGGAAAAAAAGAAGACGGTCAAAGAACTCAAAGATGCTTTAAAGGACGCTGAAGAGCTGATTCTCGCGACCGACGAAGACCGCGAAGGAGAAAGCATCGGCTGGCATCTCACCGAGCTGCTCAAACCCAAAGTGCCTGTAAAACGCATGGTTTTCTCGGAAATCACCGAAGAAGCCATCAAGGAAGCCATCGAAAATCCACGTGAACTCGACCTGAACCTGGTTTCCGCACAGGAAACCCGCCGGGTCCTCGACCGTCTGTATGGGTTTACACTGAGTCCCCTACTGTGGAAAAAAGTTTCCCGCGGACTCTCCGCCGGTCGCGTGCAGTCTGTCGCGGTTCGTATCCTGGTTCAGCGGGAACTGGAACGACTGGCGTTCCGCAGCGGTACCTACTGGGACCTGAAAGCCCTGCTCAAAACTGACGAAGGCGCCGAATTCGAATCGATGCTGATGACCGTCGGCGGTAAGAAAGTCGCCAGTGGTAAAGACTTCGACGAATCCACCGGGAAACTCAAAGAGGGCGCCGATGTCCTGCTGCTCAACGAACAGCAGACCGAAGAACTCCTGGAACGCGTTCAAAAATCGGACTGGACCGTCACCTCCGTCGAACAGCGGATGCAGTCACGCAAACCTCCCGCACCGTTCACCACCAGTACGCTGCAACAGGAGGGGAACCGGAAGCTGAACATGTCGGCCCGGGAAACCATGCAGGTCGCCCAGCGGCTCTACGAAGACGGTCACATTACTTACATGCGTACTGACAGTGTGAACCTCTCCAACGAAGCGATCACGAGTGCCCGTCAGCGGATTGAAGATCTCTACGGTCAGGATTACCTCAGCCAGGACATCCGCCGCTTCGAGACCAGTTCCAAGGGGGCTCAGGAAGCACACGAAGCGATCCGTCCCGCAGGTAAACTGATGAAAACCGCTGAGGAACTGAACCTCAAAGGACAACAGGCTAAGCTGTACGCCATGATCTGGAAACGGACGATGGCCACCCAGATGGAAGAAGCCCGCCTCCGCTTCCAGACCGTTACGATTACAGCAGACGACGCTGAATTCCGGGCTACCGGCCGCCATGTCGAGTTCCCCGGTTTCTTCCGTGCCTACGTGGAAGGGGTCGACGATCCCGAAGCTGCACTGGACGACAGTGAATCCATGCTGCCGCCACTGGAAGAAAATCAGAAGCTGGATCCCAGCCAGGTCGAACCGCTCAAGCACGAAACCAAACCCCCCGCGCGGTACACGGAAGCCACGATTGTCCGCAAGATGGAAAGCGAAGGGGTGGGCCGTCCGAGTACCTACGCCTCCATTATCAGTACTATTCAGGACCGGGGCTACGTCAACAAATCAGGTAGTCAGCTCGTTCCGACCTTCACCGCGCTGGCGGTCACGCGACTCCTGGAAAAGTTTTTCCCGAACCTGGTCGACCTGCAGTTCACCGCTGCCATGGAACAGGAACTGGACGACATCGCTGTCGGCGAAGGGGATCGTCTGCCTTATCTGAATCACTTCTACCGGGGTAAGGAAGGGCTCGACGAGCAGGTCAAAACCAAGGAAGAGACCATCGATGCCCGCGAAATCTGTACGCTGGATCTGGATGGCATCGAGTCTGCAGTGCGTGTCGGTCGTTACGGACCGTACGTTACCGATGAAAACGTGGAAGAGCCCGTATCGGCATCCATTCCCGAAAACATCGCCCCGGCTGACCTGACCAACGAACTGGCTCAGAAACTGATTCGCCAGAAGAGCGAAGGTCCCAAGGCACTGGGGATGCACCCCGAAGAAAATTCACCCATTTACAAGTTGCACGGCCCGTTTGGACCGTACCTGCAGCTGGGCGATGTGACCGAAGACGGCCCCAAGCCAAAACGGGTCAGTATTCCGAAAACCGTGGACCCGGATGACGTCGACCTCGATCAAGCTCTGAAATACCTGAGCCTGCCCCGTTTCCTGGGTGAGCATCCCGAGACCGGTAAGAAGGTCAACGCAGGCATCGGACGCTTCGGTCCCTACGTCCTGCATGACAAGGTTTATAAATCACTGACCAAAGATGACGACGTGCTGACCATCGAACTGGATCGTGCGGTCGAACTGCTCAAGCAGGCCCGCCGGCGCAGTGCCCCGACTCCCATTCGCGAACTGGGTAAACATCCCGAGGACGAAGAACAGGTCGCCATCTTCGATGGTCGTTACGGACCTTACGTGAAACACGGAAAGATCAATGCCACGATTCCCAAGGAATACGAGGTCGAAAACGTAACCCTGGAACAGGCCGTCGAATGGCTGGAAGCCAAAGCGGCTAAGAAGGGCATCAAGAAAAAGGCGAAGAAAGCCACCAAGAAGAAGACGGCGACCAAAAAATCAGCCGCAAAGAAGACTACGAAAAAAGCAGCTGCCAAGAAAAAGACGACCAAGAAAAAAGCCGCCAAAAAAGCGACTAAGAAGAAAGCTGCTGAGAAAAAAGAGGACGACGAATAGTCGCTCAGGCGGACGCCTTCGACTGATCGGTGTCCGCCTCGGCAGGCGTTGTCTCGCTCTCGAGTTTCTCAGCACAGTTTTTACGGTCCGCTGCTTCAACTTCGGATTCATCCAGGTCGAATTCTTCTATCAGTTCCCGTCGCCGCTGGTTGACCTGGCGGTCAAATTCTGAAAGCACATCCAACGCGCGATCGCGTGAGGTCACCAGGCCAATGATCAGATACTGGGCGATCGCCATGCCGTAACAGACCCAACCCACGGTATCGACGGCGATCGCAGACAGGATTGCAAAGACGGGTGACGAACGATTGATATGCTGGCAGACAAAACCTTTAAGAATGGCTCGCCATTTTTCTTTCAGCTCACGCCAGATTCCGTACTCCCGGGATAACTCCAGTTTCGGGGGGCCAGGGTGAATAATCGAGAACAGTTCCTGGTCGGGCATCACTTCAATCACACCAATCACCAGCATGATCCGGAAACCCATTAGAACCGGATTGCTACTCTCCTCGGGTTGCACATTGGGCAGCCAGGAGAAGAGCGCTGCTTCCATGTTTTTGGTTGCAACCAGCAGCAGCAGAGAACCACGAAACCACTGTTCCAGGTCTTTCTCGAGCTCTTCATCAATTTCCTGAACCCGTACGACCTTGTTCATGAACAGATGAAAAACAGGAATTGCGATCAGCCCCACAAAGAAACGTGTTAAAGGTTTCAACACGTTTCGCAGGTAGGGAAACATGGGGCTTAAATAGGAAAACAGGATTCTGATCAATCCACCCACAGCAAATCCAATCTGGTCGAAGGGCGTCAGCATGAATTCGTCTCCCTGCTGATTAGAACGAACGATTCTTCAGCAGGGATCAAAAAAAGGCCTCGAAAAACCGGATTGGCAACTGAGACCGGGCCTCTATTATGTCGCATAAAGCGTCACTGAGACAAGGCAGATTCGCGTGTTGCGCTTACCAGCGAATCTGTTCGTAGAGATGCAGTAACCGCTGACCACGATTTGGGTTGAGCTGCTGCACATGAGCAATTTTGCCTCGCAGATGATTTGCAAAATCAGGATGTTGTTCCCGGTTTTGCGTCTCCGGACCCTGGCGGATGCAATTCGTGAGAATCGCTTTCAGACGGTCAAATTCCTTGCGGGAGACATTCGTGTGTTCGTTCACAACAACGCCCGTGACGGTCTGCCGCTGGTTGTTTCTGATTACCCGCCGTTTCGACAGATTCACCTGAAAGCGTTCCGAACGGATCACCTGCTGGACCAGCGGGATGAACACCTTCAGCGAACGCAGAAATGCCTCCGACCCCGAGAAGGTCAGGTCGTCTGCATAGCGTGTGTAATCGGCTCCAAAAGATCGTGCCAGTCCTGACAGTCGTACGTCCAGTGAGTAGGCTGACAGATTCGCCAGAGCAGGGGACGTTGGTGCCCCTTGTGGCAGGTGACGTGACAGATAGGGAAGCAGCGGCCGCAGCGTCCCATCGGGAAAGGGCAGGTTCGCCGGGATCGCTGAAGTCGTCAGACGCGCCAGCCAGAGGGCAGCTTCCCGGCAGTAACCCAGGCTGCGAAAAATTGAAACCACGCGCGAGAACTTCACGCTCGCATAGAAGTTTTCCAGGTCGAATTTCAACACCACCCGTTTGCCTGCATGCGGTCGGGCATTGGTCACGGGGGAATGCCCCGAGACAAACCCGTGTGCACTATGGTGCATGGGGATCCGGCTTAATATTTCCTGTTGGATCTGCTGCTGCGCCATTTTGATGAATGGACGCGGCGCTTCAATCAGCCGGAACCCGTTCCGTTTGGGCAACCAGCGATAAGTGTAGTGCGACTCATTCACATCTTCTGGGCCGTCGCTGTGATTGTAACGATGCGTCAGCCAGGCGAGTTTTCCCAGCGGAATTTCCAGCCACTGTGCCAGTTCCAATGGCGTCGCAAACTGAGGCAGGTCATGACGGCTTAACTGCTCTGCATCCGTATCCTGGGTCATGTCAAAATAATGACCAGTCATCGCACCGTAGCGGGCGAGCTCGTAGGGAGGCGCAGGGACCTCTTCAACAATATATTCAGTCCGTGGTCGTCTCTTGGGATAGCGGAGCGGATGCAGACGGACGGGGCGTCGCTTCTGAGGTGGTTCGTGGGGGGCCGGCTCGGGGACAGGATCGGGAGCCGCTGCCTGACCGGAGCGGTCGGGAGGGGACCCGAAGAGCTGGCGAATAAAATCAAATAAGCCCATTCGAATAACCTGGAGTCAGTTCAATGCTATGCGGATCAAAAGCGGGTCAGCGCAAAACAATGGCCAGCGGGCCGCACAACCCATCCTGTGACGAAGTGTTGCAACGAAAATGGTCTTTCGTTGCGACACTTCACCTGTCGTAGTCTGGTCAATTCTTCTCCCGCGGGGTATCCCCGCAGTGCTCTGAGAAATCGGTCAGGATTCATTCAGAGTCAGAGCTTGTGCGACCCACTGCCCATCTGACTGCAAATCGTATCCTTTTCGTGAGATGCGTCAATGTTAAGTCCATTGAATTCAGGTCTCCCCCTGATTTTTCGTGCAGGAAATCTGTACCCTAAACTGTGTGGACCG
This is a stretch of genomic DNA from Gimesia sp.. It encodes these proteins:
- the topA gene encoding type I DNA topoisomerase, which translates into the protein MKALVIVESPAKAKKIGSYLGSDYKVLASMGHVRDLPAKASDVPSEFKKKHKWATLGVNVESEFEPYYLVPKEKKKTVKELKDALKDAEELILATDEDREGESIGWHLTELLKPKVPVKRMVFSEITEEAIKEAIENPRELDLNLVSAQETRRVLDRLYGFTLSPLLWKKVSRGLSAGRVQSVAVRILVQRELERLAFRSGTYWDLKALLKTDEGAEFESMLMTVGGKKVASGKDFDESTGKLKEGADVLLLNEQQTEELLERVQKSDWTVTSVEQRMQSRKPPAPFTTSTLQQEGNRKLNMSARETMQVAQRLYEDGHITYMRTDSVNLSNEAITSARQRIEDLYGQDYLSQDIRRFETSSKGAQEAHEAIRPAGKLMKTAEELNLKGQQAKLYAMIWKRTMATQMEEARLRFQTVTITADDAEFRATGRHVEFPGFFRAYVEGVDDPEAALDDSESMLPPLEENQKLDPSQVEPLKHETKPPARYTEATIVRKMESEGVGRPSTYASIISTIQDRGYVNKSGSQLVPTFTALAVTRLLEKFFPNLVDLQFTAAMEQELDDIAVGEGDRLPYLNHFYRGKEGLDEQVKTKEETIDAREICTLDLDGIESAVRVGRYGPYVTDENVEEPVSASIPENIAPADLTNELAQKLIRQKSEGPKALGMHPEENSPIYKLHGPFGPYLQLGDVTEDGPKPKRVSIPKTVDPDDVDLDQALKYLSLPRFLGEHPETGKKVNAGIGRFGPYVLHDKVYKSLTKDDDVLTIELDRAVELLKQARRRSAPTPIRELGKHPEDEEQVAIFDGRYGPYVKHGKINATIPKEYEVENVTLEQAVEWLEAKAAKKGIKKKAKKATKKKTATKKSAAKKTTKKAAAKKKTTKKKAAKKATKKKAAEKKEDDE
- a CDS encoding DNA topoisomerase I → MLTPFDQIGFAVGGLIRILFSYLSPMFPYLRNVLKPLTRFFVGLIAIPVFHLFMNKVVRVQEIDEELEKDLEQWFRGSLLLLVATKNMEAALFSWLPNVQPEESSNPVLMGFRIMLVIGVIEVMPDQELFSIIHPGPPKLELSREYGIWRELKEKWRAILKGFVCQHINRSSPVFAILSAIAVDTVGWVCYGMAIAQYLIIGLVTSRDRALDVLSEFDRQVNQRRRELIEEFDLDESEVEAADRKNCAEKLESETTPAEADTDQSKASA
- a CDS encoding reverse transcriptase family protein, yielding MGLFDFIRQLFGSPPDRSGQAAAPDPVPEPAPHEPPQKRRPVRLHPLRYPKRRPRTEYIVEEVPAPPYELARYGAMTGHYFDMTQDTDAEQLSRHDLPQFATPLELAQWLEIPLGKLAWLTHRYNHSDGPEDVNESHYTYRWLPKRNGFRLIEAPRPFIKMAQQQIQQEILSRIPMHHSAHGFVSGHSPVTNARPHAGKRVVLKFDLENFYASVKFSRVVSIFRSLGYCREAALWLARLTTSAIPANLPFPDGTLRPLLPYLSRHLPQGAPTSPALANLSAYSLDVRLSGLARSFGADYTRYADDLTFSGSEAFLRSLKVFIPLVQQVIRSERFQVNLSKRRVIRNNQRQTVTGVVVNEHTNVSRKEFDRLKAILTNCIRQGPETQNREQHPDFANHLRGKIAHVQQLNPNRGQRLLHLYEQIRW